One genomic segment of Panicum virgatum strain AP13 chromosome 2N, P.virgatum_v5, whole genome shotgun sequence includes these proteins:
- the LOC120658083 gene encoding uncharacterized protein LOC120658083, which produces MVTTDWGPIIVAVVLFILLSPGFLVQLPARMRVVEFGNMGTSALSILVHTILYFCILTIVVVAIGVHVYSTKPDPVE; this is translated from the coding sequence ATGGTGACGACGGACTGGGGGCCCATCATCGTGGCGGTGGTGCTGTTCATCCTGCTGTCGCCGGGGTTCCTGGTCCAGCTGCCGGCGAGGATGAGGGTGGTGGAGTTCGGCAACATGGGCACCAGCGCCCTCTCCATCCTCGTCCACACCATCCTCTACTTCTGCATCCTCACCATCGTCGTCGTAGCCATCGGCGTCCATGTCTACTCCACCAAACCCGACCCCGTAGAGTAA
- the LOC120662431 gene encoding heavy metal-associated isoprenylated plant protein 7-like — FLVPPPAQGTKAEGGGGGAPKAAGDKEVVISAPVHCVGCARKLRRSLLQRLDGVGEVIVDSTTDRVVVRGPKAAENAAGYLKVVERRTGRKAVLVSPAPDKLPPAAAAAAKGEKTKQLKDGGGNKDVTNDLPEIDMKMVVVLRINLHCDACCEEIKRRTLGIQGVEDAVPHLKSSQMMVKGVVEPATLVGSIRSRTGRKAAIFRAEPLEPPPPPPKSPPKDAPSPVDAQTKKDDPSDNTGEKKDGRENANKEEEENSGGGGRGEEGKNPKAEKPSGGAGGDAAWEQEAETHGGAGDGVVLESHKKDDRLFSVPLPAGVVTVAPEMALDNAAAGAAPYSCYSYPSYYSYAAHPSYSYQYGQYPPQYYAPPPYAYAGGHDVYGCPRYPPEPFTEENPNACAIV, encoded by the exons TTcctcgtgccgccgccggcgcaggggacaaaggcggagggcggcggtggcggcgctcccaAGGCGGCCGGGGATAAGGAGGTGGTGATCAGCGCGCCGGTGCACTGCGTCGGCTGCGCCCGGAAGCTGCGCCGCTCCCTGCTGCAGCGCCTCGAcg GGGTCGGAGAGGTCATCGTGGATAGCACGACCGACAGGGTGGTCGTGCGAGGGCCGAAGGCGGCGGAGAACGCGGCGGGGTATCTCAAGGTCGTGGAGAGGAGGACCGGGAGGAAGGCCGTGCTGGTCAGCCCGGCGCCGGACaagctgccgccggcggcggcggcggcggcgaagggtgAAAAGACCAAGCAGCTGAAAGACGGTGGCGGGAACAAGGACGTGACCAACGACCTACCGGAAATTGACATG AAAATGGTGGTGGTGCTGAGGATCAACCTGCACTGCGACGCCTGCTGCGAGGAGATCAAGCGGAGGACGCTTGGAATCCAAG GCGTTGAGGACGCGGTGCCGCACCTGAAGTCTTCGCAGATGATGGTGAAGGGGGTGGTGGAGCCGGCGACGCTGGTCGGCTCCATCCGCAGCCGCACCGGGAGGAAAGCCGCCATCTTCAGGGCGGAGCCGctggagccgccgccaccgccgcccaagTCGCCGCCAAAGGACGCGCCGTCGCCGGTCGATGCACAGACCAAGAAAGATGACCCGTCTGACAACACTGGGGAGAAGAAGGATGGGCGAGAGAACGCgaacaaggaggaggaggagaacagtggaggaggaggaagaggagaggagggaaaGAACCCCAAAGCAGAGAAAccaagcggcggcgccggcggagacgcCGCCTGGGAGCAGGAAGCGGAGACACACGGCGGAGCCGGCGACGGGGTTGTGCTGGAGAGCCACAAGAAGGACGACCGCCTGTTCAGCGTCCCGCTCCCGGCCGGCGTCGTCACGGTGGCGCCGGAGATGGCCCTcgacaacgccgccgccggcgccgccccgtaCAGCTGCTACTCCTACCCGTCCTACTATTCTTACGCGGCGCACCCGTCCTACTCCTACCAGTACGGGCAGTATCCGCCGCAGTactacgcgccgccgccgtacgcGTACGCCGGCGGGCATGACGTGTACGGGTGCCCACGCTATCCGCCGGAGCCGTTCACCGAGGAGAACCCAAACGCCTGCGCCATCGTGTGA
- the LOC120658085 gene encoding uncharacterized protein LOC120658085, which translates to MATPRAISSMAEAVPGGRHRTSDRGRHRLRRGPVGRLVRGAYSSKAEVASELRFICAGRRQDGEQGGEGKRRRWGRRAGGEGEWRRVDQRAMAVTAGGPASDGEQAGKVSDSEQAEAGAASGSPRAVQELAARQLGSPTVAGSAVSWPRRWRRP; encoded by the exons ATGGCCACGCCCCGTGCCATCTCATCCATGGCGGAGGCAGTGCCCGGCGGTCGCCACCGCACAAGCGACCGCGGCCGGCATCGCTTGCGCCGAGGCCCGGTGGGCAGGCTTGTCCGCGGCGCCTACTCGTCCAAGGCGGAGGTCGCGTCCGAGCTTCGGTTCATttgcgccggccggcggcaggaCGGCGAGCAGGGTGGTGAAGGCAAGCGACGGCGGTGGGGACGGCGAGCAGGCGGGGAAGGCGAGTGGCGGCGGGTGGACCAACGAGCGATGGCAGTGACGGCTGGTGGACCAGCGAGCGATGGCGAGCAGGCGGGGAAGGTGAGCGACAGTGAGCAGGCGGAGGCTGGCGCCGCGAGCGGGAGTCCGCGGGCTGTGCAGGAGCTGGCGGCCCGGCAGCTCGGGTCACCAACGGTGGCCGGCTCTG CTGTCTCTTGGCCACGTCGTTGGAGAAGGCCATAG